A region of Salirhabdus salicampi DNA encodes the following proteins:
- a CDS encoding GNAT family N-acetyltransferase codes for MYSKKHIEIRVLSKKDELTHIDDLQQNIWNMTPIPVHHTLTASQNGGLILGAYNQDQIIGFSFSFPGYKHNQIYLCSHMLGIDPAFQEHGVGTMLKEEQRKQAKQMGYSLISWTFDPLQSRNAYLNLSKLGAICSTYIENCYGTMNDSLNKGLPTDRFKVEWWIDRELSRGFVHSLPEETVIEWELNDQNLPRLQYVKLEDLNLKDGLCYTVPIPMQFHKIKSRNQALAYDWRMKIREIFQYFFNNGYAVISLEKADNGHINYYKLVKRTRLKIDKVW; via the coding sequence ATGTATTCAAAGAAACACATAGAAATACGGGTGTTATCGAAAAAGGACGAATTAACCCATATTGATGATTTACAGCAAAACATATGGAATATGACACCTATTCCTGTCCACCATACATTAACCGCTTCCCAGAATGGCGGTCTAATTTTAGGTGCTTATAACCAAGATCAAATCATAGGGTTTAGTTTCAGTTTTCCAGGTTATAAACATAACCAAATCTATTTATGCTCTCATATGTTGGGCATAGATCCCGCCTTTCAAGAGCATGGGGTTGGCACCATGTTAAAAGAAGAACAACGAAAGCAAGCAAAGCAAATGGGATATTCCCTAATATCATGGACCTTTGACCCGTTACAAAGTAGAAATGCTTACTTAAATCTATCGAAACTAGGTGCTATTTGCTCTACATATATAGAAAATTGCTATGGAACCATGAATGATAGTCTAAACAAAGGGCTCCCCACTGATCGATTTAAAGTAGAGTGGTGGATTGACCGGGAATTAAGCAGAGGGTTTGTTCACAGTTTACCGGAAGAAACAGTAATTGAATGGGAACTTAATGATCAAAATTTACCAAGATTACAATATGTAAAATTAGAGGATTTAAACTTAAAAGATGGCTTATGTTATACCGTTCCAATACCGATGCAATTTCATAAAATAAAGTCCCGTAATCAAGCCCTTGCCTATGATTGGCGAATGAAGATTCGAGAAATTTTTCAATACTTTTTCAATAATGGCTATGCAGTAATTTCCTTGGAAAAAGCGGACAATGGGCATATTAATTATTACAAGTTAGTTAAGCGAACGAGATTAAAAATAGATAAGGTGTGGTGA
- a CDS encoding M20 peptidase aminoacylase family protein — translation MKQFIKEIEAELKQIFHHLHQHPETSWHEYDTTNYIQAIFETRGLTVHRFTDIPGLVVEMGSGDFCIGLRADMDALWQEVDGEFKANHSCGHDAHMTMVIGAALLFQKLSIPEGIKLKFIFQPAEEKGTGALALIERDILNDVDFLFGVHLRPVQELADGYASPAIYHGAAQFLSGKIHGEDAHGARPHLGQNAIEIGASIVREIQNIHLDPMTPYTAKMTKFHAGGDAGNLIPGKATFSLDLRAQSNENMKQLVNQVKHTIKHIANIHNVTISLNVEARIAAATVSEKAMQYMSEAIIDTVGKPYECKPIVTSGGEDFHYYTLKKPDIMATMLGLGCGLQPGLHHPHMSFNHDRIFTGVEILTKAILKTANAHKGEQ, via the coding sequence GTGAAACAATTCATAAAAGAAATAGAGGCAGAGTTAAAACAAATTTTTCATCATTTGCATCAACATCCGGAAACGAGTTGGCACGAGTATGATACGACAAACTATATCCAAGCAATCTTTGAAACTAGGGGCTTAACCGTTCATAGATTTACAGATATACCTGGACTCGTCGTTGAAATGGGCTCTGGGGATTTTTGTATTGGACTTCGTGCTGACATGGATGCTTTATGGCAAGAGGTAGATGGAGAATTCAAGGCAAACCACTCATGTGGTCATGATGCCCACATGACAATGGTAATTGGAGCCGCTCTTTTGTTCCAAAAATTGTCTATCCCTGAAGGTATTAAACTAAAATTCATCTTCCAACCAGCAGAAGAAAAAGGTACAGGCGCATTGGCCTTAATTGAACGAGATATTCTTAATGATGTAGATTTCTTATTTGGTGTTCATTTGCGCCCAGTTCAAGAACTAGCAGACGGGTATGCCTCCCCGGCTATTTATCATGGGGCTGCCCAATTTTTATCTGGGAAAATTCATGGTGAAGATGCCCACGGAGCAAGACCTCACCTTGGACAAAACGCAATTGAAATTGGTGCATCCATCGTACGTGAGATCCAAAACATCCACCTAGATCCAATGACACCCTACACAGCCAAAATGACGAAGTTTCACGCAGGTGGAGATGCCGGAAATTTAATCCCTGGTAAAGCAACTTTTAGTTTGGATTTACGTGCTCAATCCAACGAAAATATGAAGCAGTTAGTTAATCAGGTCAAACATACCATTAAACATATCGCTAACATACATAATGTAACCATCTCCTTAAATGTTGAAGCAAGAATTGCGGCTGCTACTGTAAGCGAAAAAGCTATGCAATATATGAGTGAAGCAATCATTGATACAGTCGGCAAACCATACGAATGTAAACCAATTGTGACAAGTGGTGGCGAAGATTTTCACTATTATACCTTAAAAAAACCCGATATTATGGCAACGATGCTAGGACTTGGGTGTGGTTTACAGCCTGGATTGCATCATCCCCACATGTCATTTAATCATGACCGTATTTTTACGGGGGTAGAAATATTAACAAAAGCGATACTTAAAACGGCGAACGCCCACAAAGGAGAGCAATAA
- a CDS encoding DUF5658 family protein, with product MHYFYVIAFLNLVDLTFTSVGLSLNVIEEGNPIMDFLWQASPYYFILVKGFLSIILVVMALCFPLHFVSKRGWNILLKGTTAIYVFVIGLHFVWVKVIV from the coding sequence ATGCATTACTTTTATGTAATCGCCTTTTTAAATCTTGTGGATTTAACGTTTACTTCGGTAGGTTTGTCCTTAAACGTAATTGAAGAGGGAAATCCAATCATGGATTTTTTATGGCAAGCCTCACCATACTATTTCATCCTTGTAAAAGGTTTTTTGTCGATTATATTGGTCGTAATGGCATTGTGTTTTCCGTTACATTTTGTAAGCAAAAGAGGGTGGAACATTCTCTTAAAAGGGACAACAGCAATATATGTTTTTGTCATCGGCTTACATTTCGTATGGGTGAAAGTGATTGTATAA
- a CDS encoding pyridoxamine 5'-phosphate oxidase family protein, with product MKENYLFKNTIQTEEELRSIIGFPSELVNNKVITYLDKHCLEFISKSPFVVISTSHEFGFCDVSPRGDKTGFVQVLSEKQLVIPERPGNKRIDSMRNILSNPRIGLLFFIPGLGETLRVNGKATLVTDDELLDNMSFKEKRPLLGIGVEVDECFIHCAKAFKRSRLWEPNSWTDKALLPSAAKIIFEHAKLPNTSVDSIQKRLEEGYSKRLY from the coding sequence GTGAAAGAAAACTATCTGTTTAAAAATACGATTCAAACAGAAGAAGAATTACGCTCAATCATTGGTTTTCCTAGTGAATTAGTGAATAATAAAGTAATTACATATCTTGATAAACATTGTTTAGAATTTATATCGAAATCACCGTTTGTAGTTATTTCTACTTCTCATGAATTTGGATTTTGTGATGTTTCTCCAAGAGGAGATAAGACTGGATTTGTACAAGTTCTAAGTGAAAAGCAGTTAGTCATACCGGAAAGACCTGGAAATAAAAGAATAGATTCTATGCGAAATATTTTATCCAATCCAAGAATAGGCCTTCTCTTTTTTATTCCTGGTTTGGGTGAAACATTGAGAGTTAATGGTAAAGCCACTTTGGTTACAGATGATGAACTGCTTGATAACATGTCATTTAAAGAAAAAAGACCTCTCTTGGGTATTGGTGTTGAGGTAGATGAATGTTTTATTCATTGTGCAAAAGCCTTCAAACGTTCGAGGTTATGGGAACCTAATTCCTGGACAGATAAAGCTCTATTGCCGTCAGCTGCAAAAATAATATTTGAACACGCTAAACTTCCTAATACAAGTGTTGATTCCATTCAGAAAAGGCTAGAAGAGGGTTATTCAAAACGGCTATATTAA